CTGCTGGAAGTCGTTCTCGCTCTCAAGCTCGCCGCTCTAAGTAACGAGAACGTAACCGAAGATATAGATTATGCGATCGCTTCTTTGTCAGTCTAAAGACCTAATTTAGAGTGGGCTTTGCCGCCTTAAAGCTTTGGTAAGGAGGTATCTCTCCTGATAAACTAGGATGTCCCCAATTGCCATATTTCGACGAGACAGCACTACGTCTGCATGACTTATTATATTTCTCCACGATTTCTCCAGAACGTTGCTATTCATATCAGCAAAAACTTTTTAGACTTACCGCAAGTCCCTGTACCGCTAATTTTGGGGATTCACGGACGTAAAGGACAAGGCAAAACGTTTCAATGCGAACTTGTCTTTCGGCAAATGGGTGTAGAAGTTATCCATATGTCTGCTGGCGAATTAGAAAGTCCGGATGCGGGAGATCCAGCTCGGTTAATTCGTCTTCGCTATCGAGAAGCAGCGGAACTAATTAAGGTGCGCGGCAAAATGGTAGTATTGATGATTAATGACTTGGATGCTGGAGCGGGTCGTTTAGACGATCGCACTCAATATACCGTCAATACGCAATTAGTCCACGGCACGTTAATGAACATTGCCGATCGCCCCACAGACGTGCAACTCCCTGGCAGTTACGATCCTACTCCCCTCCATCGCGTTCCCATTATCGTCACCGGAAATGACTTTTCCACGCTCTACGATCCGTTGACTCGCGACGGACGCATGAACAAATTTTATTGGGAACCGGATCGCGAAGATCAACTGGGAATTATTGGTGGTATTTTTGCTCCCGATGGTATTCCGTCCGAGGATATTGCGCAATTGCTCGATCGCTTTCCTCATCAGCCTATTGACTTTTTTGCCGTCTTGCGCTCTCGTTTATACGACCGGCAAATTCTGCGCTTAATTGAAACCGTCGGATATGATAAGATTGGCGATCGCTTAGTCAACAGTAAAGAAAAACCGCCAGAATTTCAAGCGCAACAATGGAGTTTAGCAGACTTAATTTCCATTGGCGAACAACTCGAACAACAGCAGGAATATATTACGTCTTTAAACTTAGCGCAAAGCTATAAACGCGATCGCGCGGTACCAACCCAAACCTTTGTTCCTGCTCCTATGGCAACAAGTGCACCAGCACCGGTTAACTCCCTCGCGCCAGAGATCGCCGAGCAAGTGAAAAATATGCTCGATAGCGGCTATACTCTTGGAGTTGAATATGCTAGTCCCCGGCGGTTTCGTACCGGTTCTTGGAATAGTGGAGGATGTTTATCGGCAACCACACTACCGGAAGCGATGGAGCAATTATCGGAAATTTT
This sequence is a window from Roseofilum casamattae BLCC-M143. Protein-coding genes within it:
- a CDS encoding AAA family ATPase, encoding MTYYISPRFLQNVAIHISKNFLDLPQVPVPLILGIHGRKGQGKTFQCELVFRQMGVEVIHMSAGELESPDAGDPARLIRLRYREAAELIKVRGKMVVLMINDLDAGAGRLDDRTQYTVNTQLVHGTLMNIADRPTDVQLPGSYDPTPLHRVPIIVTGNDFSTLYDPLTRDGRMNKFYWEPDREDQLGIIGGIFAPDGIPSEDIAQLLDRFPHQPIDFFAVLRSRLYDRQILRLIETVGYDKIGDRLVNSKEKPPEFQAQQWSLADLISIGEQLEQQQEYITSLNLAQSYKRDRAVPTQTFVPAPMATSAPAPVNSLAPEIAEQVKNMLDSGYTLGVEYASPRRFRTGSWNSGGCLSATTLPEAMEQLSEILGDRCQDYVRLIAIDSRRKQRIVETIIQKP